A single region of the Lycium barbarum isolate Lr01 chromosome 2, ASM1917538v2, whole genome shotgun sequence genome encodes:
- the LOC132627175 gene encoding peroxisomal ATPase PEX1 isoform X2 has protein sequence MELEVRVIGGMENCFISLPVTLIQTLESTTASGYLPPILALELRSRNNHIFRVAWSASASSNPFPNSIQIAQQYAECIGLSDRTVVQVRVLSNLPKATMVTIEPDTEDDWEVLELNAEHAEQAILKQVAIVHEAMRFPLWLHGQTIITFKVVSTFPLTPVVQLVPGTEVAVAPKRRKRNISLGEDSMMQDDKLSVSKALLRVQDTDDQCIHKCEAGGVEMRVVLTSAVFIHPETASIYSFEPLQTVVIIPRLLSRETKKNHETDSHRGKGSVTSKEVNVGVLPDKHDIHQSMVRLIFSESVAKGHIMLPRSLRLYLRAELHSSVYVKRFNVKLKKEIPLVSLSPCEFKILQKTGVSEENNAEVLGKKNNNKIITTLLRTNSDIEMGTIDWSIHEKIAAAFSCDSSKEDKETSIKSDIKKDVAAFLHRWCLAQLHAVTINSRVEVKSLILGNTTLLHFKVKDNRSIKHGVQTMNEASLDAVFVLSTSDESMCDEKIDAYEVAFDEGNKLTTSPENFEPWLGKLQLGNGLSIRTVREKFFAKATSLTTSSLDWMGTAAPDVINRLIVLLSSASWMLSSAYEFPLPGHILIHGPSGSGKTLLATVAAKFAEESEDILSHVIFLSCSKLALEKPSAIRQTLLSYVADALDHAPSVVVFDDLDSIVAASSESEASQPSSSSAVLAEYFVDIMDEYEEKRRNTCGIGPIAFIACAQSLTNLPQNLTSSGRFDFHVKLPAPATTERDALLKHIIQKRSLQCSDDTLLDVASKCDGYDAYDLEILVDRSVHAATARFLSSDLGVGRQEKPVLVKDDFLHAMHEFVPVAMRDIAKPSADGGRSGWEDVGGLNDIRNAIIEMIELPSRFPNIFAQAPLRMRSNVLLYGPPGCGKTHIVGAAAAACSLRFISVKGPELLNKYIGASEQAVRDIFSKAAAAAPCLLFFDEFDSIAPKRGHDNTGVTDRVVNQFLTELDGVEVLTGVFVFAATSRPDLLDAALLRPGRLDRLLFCDFPSPHERLEILSVLSRKLPLASDVDLDGVARLTEGFSGADLQALLSDAQLEAVHDLLDSENVGKPDKKPVISDALLKSIASKAKRSVSDAEKQRLYDIYSQFLDSKRSVAAQSRDAKGKRATLA, from the exons ATGGAGTTGGAGGTGAGAGTTATTGGGGGAATGGAGAACTGCTTCATATCACTACCCGTGACTTTAATCCAAACTCTGGAATCCACCACTGCTTCAGGTTACCTTCCTCCAATTCTAGCTCTCGAACTCCGGTCCCGCAACAACCACATCTTCCGCGTAGCTTGGTCTGCTTCAGCTTCATCCAATCCGTTTCCTAACTCAATTCAG ATTGCGCAGCAATATGCGGAGTGTATTGGTTTGTCAGATCGTACTGTGGTTCAAGTAAGAGTGCTCTCCAATTTGCCTAAAGCTACTATGGTTACCATAGAGCCAGATACTGAAGATGATTGGGAAGTTTTGGAGCTTAATGCTGAGCATGCAGAGCAGGCTATCTTAAAGCAG GTTGCTATTGTCCATGAAGCTATGCGATTTCCTTTGTGGCTGCATGGGCAAACAATTATCACATTTAAAGTTGTTTCAACCTTTCCGCTGACACCGGTAG TACAACTTGTCCCAGGAACGGAAGTTGCTGTTGCTCCAAAAAGGCGCAAAAGAAATATTAGTTTGGGTGAGGATTCCATGATGCAAGACGATAAACTTTCGGTCTCAAAGGCACTATTGAGGGTCCAAGATACTGATGATCAATGTATTCACAAATGCGAGGCTGGTGGAGTTGAGATGAGAGTGGTTTTGACCTCTGCTGTCTTCATTCATCCCGAGACAGCCAGTATATACTCTTTTGAACCTCTTCAGACTGTGGTAATAATTCCCAGATTGCTTTCCAGAGAAACCAAGAAGAATCATGAGACAGATAGCCATAGAGGGAAAGGTAGTGTAACTTCAAAGGAAGTGAATGTAGGGGTTCTACCTGACAAGCACGATATCCATCAATCAATGGTTCGTCTAATATTTTCAGAATCAGTGGCTAAAGGACATATCATGCTTCCTCGGTCTCTTCGGCTTTATTTGAGAGCAGAGCTACACTCAT CTGTATATGTGAAGAGATTCAATGTCAAGTTGAAGAAAGAGATTCCTTTGGTTTCGCTTTCACCTTGTGAATTCAAGATATTACAGAAGACTGGGGTTTCTGAAGAAAATAATGCTGAAGTTTTGggcaagaaaaataataataaaataataacaacacTTCTCAGAACCAATTCAGACATTGAGATGGGTACTATTGATTGGTCAATCCATGAGAAAATTGCCGCAGCCTTTTCTTGTGATTCTAGCAAGGAAGACAAAGAAACGAGCATCAAGTCTGATATCAAAAAGGACGTTGCAGCTTTTTTGCATAGATGGTGCCTTGCGCAACTACATGCAGTCACGATAAACTCCAGAGTGGAAGTTAAATCATTGATTTTAGGAAACACAACTTTGCTTCACTTCAAAGTGAAAGACAACAGATCCATAAAACATGGTGTCCAAACAATGAATGAAGCATCACTGGATGCCGTGTTTGTGCTGTCAACTTCTGATGAATCAATGTGTGACGAAAAGATTGATGCTTATGAAGTTGCATTTGATGAAGGAAACAAGTTAACTACCAGCCCAGAAAACTTCGAACCTTGGCTTGGAAAGCTTCAACTGGGCAACGGTCTTTCCATTAGGACTGTCAGAGAGAAGTTCTTTGCTAAAGCCACCAGTCTTACAACTTCTTCATTAGACTGGATGGGGACGGCTGCCCCTGATGTGATTAATA GGTTGATAGTTTTGTTGTCTTCTGCATCTTGGATGTTGTCCAGTGCTTATGAATTTCCGCTGCCAGGACATATTCTAATCCATGGGCCTTCT GGTTCCGGGAAAACATTATTAGCTACAGTTGCTGCTAAATTTGCTGAAGAAAGTGAGGACATCTTGTCCCATGT AATATTTTTATCTTGTTCTAAGCTTGCTTTGGAAAAGCCTTCAGCCATTCGTCAAACTTTATTGAGCTATGTTGCTGATGCTTTGGATCATGCACCTTCTGTTGTGGTATTTGATGATCTTGATAGCATTGTTGCAGCATCCTCTGAATCTGAGGCTTCTCAACCTTCATCCTCATCAGCAGTGCTTGCAGAATATTTTGTTGATATTATGGATGAATATGAG GAAAAGCGGAGGAATACGTGTGGGATTGGCCCAATTGCATTTATTGCTTGTGCACAGTCTCTGACTAATTTACCACAGAACTTGACCTCTTCTG GGAGGTTTGACTTTCATGTTAAATTGCCTGCACCTGCTACCACAGAGCGTGATGCCTTGCTAAAACATATAATTCAGAAGCGTTCTTTGCAGTGTTCTGATGACACATTGCTGGATGTAGCCTCCAAGTGTGATGGATATGATGCATATGATCTG GAAATACTGGTTGATAGGTCTGTTCATGCTGCAACTGCCCGCTTTTTGTCTAGTGATTTGGGTGTTGGCAGACAGGAAAAACCTGTTTTGGTTAAGGATGATTTCCTGCATGCCATGCATGAGTTTGTTCCAGTGGCAATGCGTGACATCGCTAAACCTTCTGCTGATGGTGGTCGGTCTGGTTGGGAGGATGTTGGAGGTCTTAATGACATCCGGAATGCTATTATAGAG ATGATCGAGTTGCCGTCCAGATTTCCAAATATATTTGCACAAGCTCCTCTAAGGATGCGGTCCAATGTTCTGTTATATGGCCCCCCTGGTTGTGGCAAAACACACATTGTTGGTGCTGCAGCCGCTGCATGCTCACTAAGATTTATCTCAGTCAAAGGTCCTGAACTGCTGAATAAATACATTGGTGCTTCTGAGCAAGCT GTTCGAGATATTTTCTCGAAAGCAGCTGCAGCAGCACCATGTCTTCTGTTTTTTGATGAATTTGATTCTATCGCGCCAAAGAGAGGACATGACAACACTGGTGTTACTGATAGAGTTGTTAATCAG TTTCTCACTGAATTGGATGGTGTTGAAGTGTTAACCGGTGTATTTGTATTTGCTGCGACAAG TAGACCTGATCTGCTTGATGCTGCACTTTTGCGACCTGGAAGGCTGGATCGCCTTCTCTTCTGTGATTTTCCTTCACCGCACGAGAGGTTGGAGATTCTTTCAGTTCTATCAAGAAAA TTACCATTGGCAAGTGATGTTGATTTGGATGGCGTAGCTCGTTTGACAGAAGGGTTCAGTGGAGCTGACCTCCAAGCTCTTCTCTCTGATGCACAGCTTGAGGCTGTCCATGATCTTCTAGATAGTGAAAATGTGGGGAAGCCTGATAAGAAGCCGGTCATCTCTGATGCTCTCCTGAAATCTATTGCATCCAAGGCAAAACGATCTGTTTCTGATGCCGAAAAGCAGCGATTATATGACATCTACAGTCAGTTTTTGGATTCAAAAAGATCAGTGGCCGCACAG TCAAGAGATGCAAAAGGCAAAAGAGCAACCCTTGCTTAA
- the LOC132627175 gene encoding peroxisomal ATPase PEX1 isoform X1, which produces MELEVRVIGGMENCFISLPVTLIQTLESTTASGYLPPILALELRSRNNHIFRVAWSASASSNPFPNSIQIAQQYAECIGLSDRTVVQVRVLSNLPKATMVTIEPDTEDDWEVLELNAEHAEQAILKQVAIVHEAMRFPLWLHGQTIITFKVVSTFPLTPVVQLVPGTEVAVAPKRRKRNISLGEDSMMQDDKLSVSKALLRVQDTDDQCIHKCEAGGVEMRVVLTSAVFIHPETASIYSFEPLQTVVIIPRLLSRETKKNHETDSHRGKGSVTSKEVNVGVLPDKHDIHQSMVRLIFSESVAKGHIMLPRSLRLYLRAELHSSVYVKRFNVKLKKEIPLVSLSPCEFKILQKTGVSEENNAEVLGKKNNNKIITTLLRTNSDIEMGTIDWSIHEKIAAAFSCDSSKEDKETSIKSDIKKDVAAFLHRWCLAQLHAVTINSRVEVKSLILGNTTLLHFKVKDNRSIKHGVQTMNEASLDAVFVLSTSDESMCDEKIDAYEVAFDEGNKLTTSPENFEPWLGKLQLGNGLSIRTVREKFFAKATSLTTSSLDWMGTAAPDVINSRIGGLIEEFFHERWRGLIVLLSSASWMLSSAYEFPLPGHILIHGPSGSGKTLLATVAAKFAEESEDILSHVIFLSCSKLALEKPSAIRQTLLSYVADALDHAPSVVVFDDLDSIVAASSESEASQPSSSSAVLAEYFVDIMDEYEEKRRNTCGIGPIAFIACAQSLTNLPQNLTSSGRFDFHVKLPAPATTERDALLKHIIQKRSLQCSDDTLLDVASKCDGYDAYDLEILVDRSVHAATARFLSSDLGVGRQEKPVLVKDDFLHAMHEFVPVAMRDIAKPSADGGRSGWEDVGGLNDIRNAIIEMIELPSRFPNIFAQAPLRMRSNVLLYGPPGCGKTHIVGAAAAACSLRFISVKGPELLNKYIGASEQAVRDIFSKAAAAAPCLLFFDEFDSIAPKRGHDNTGVTDRVVNQFLTELDGVEVLTGVFVFAATSRPDLLDAALLRPGRLDRLLFCDFPSPHERLEILSVLSRKLPLASDVDLDGVARLTEGFSGADLQALLSDAQLEAVHDLLDSENVGKPDKKPVISDALLKSIASKAKRSVSDAEKQRLYDIYSQFLDSKRSVAAQSRDAKGKRATLA; this is translated from the exons ATGGAGTTGGAGGTGAGAGTTATTGGGGGAATGGAGAACTGCTTCATATCACTACCCGTGACTTTAATCCAAACTCTGGAATCCACCACTGCTTCAGGTTACCTTCCTCCAATTCTAGCTCTCGAACTCCGGTCCCGCAACAACCACATCTTCCGCGTAGCTTGGTCTGCTTCAGCTTCATCCAATCCGTTTCCTAACTCAATTCAG ATTGCGCAGCAATATGCGGAGTGTATTGGTTTGTCAGATCGTACTGTGGTTCAAGTAAGAGTGCTCTCCAATTTGCCTAAAGCTACTATGGTTACCATAGAGCCAGATACTGAAGATGATTGGGAAGTTTTGGAGCTTAATGCTGAGCATGCAGAGCAGGCTATCTTAAAGCAG GTTGCTATTGTCCATGAAGCTATGCGATTTCCTTTGTGGCTGCATGGGCAAACAATTATCACATTTAAAGTTGTTTCAACCTTTCCGCTGACACCGGTAG TACAACTTGTCCCAGGAACGGAAGTTGCTGTTGCTCCAAAAAGGCGCAAAAGAAATATTAGTTTGGGTGAGGATTCCATGATGCAAGACGATAAACTTTCGGTCTCAAAGGCACTATTGAGGGTCCAAGATACTGATGATCAATGTATTCACAAATGCGAGGCTGGTGGAGTTGAGATGAGAGTGGTTTTGACCTCTGCTGTCTTCATTCATCCCGAGACAGCCAGTATATACTCTTTTGAACCTCTTCAGACTGTGGTAATAATTCCCAGATTGCTTTCCAGAGAAACCAAGAAGAATCATGAGACAGATAGCCATAGAGGGAAAGGTAGTGTAACTTCAAAGGAAGTGAATGTAGGGGTTCTACCTGACAAGCACGATATCCATCAATCAATGGTTCGTCTAATATTTTCAGAATCAGTGGCTAAAGGACATATCATGCTTCCTCGGTCTCTTCGGCTTTATTTGAGAGCAGAGCTACACTCAT CTGTATATGTGAAGAGATTCAATGTCAAGTTGAAGAAAGAGATTCCTTTGGTTTCGCTTTCACCTTGTGAATTCAAGATATTACAGAAGACTGGGGTTTCTGAAGAAAATAATGCTGAAGTTTTGggcaagaaaaataataataaaataataacaacacTTCTCAGAACCAATTCAGACATTGAGATGGGTACTATTGATTGGTCAATCCATGAGAAAATTGCCGCAGCCTTTTCTTGTGATTCTAGCAAGGAAGACAAAGAAACGAGCATCAAGTCTGATATCAAAAAGGACGTTGCAGCTTTTTTGCATAGATGGTGCCTTGCGCAACTACATGCAGTCACGATAAACTCCAGAGTGGAAGTTAAATCATTGATTTTAGGAAACACAACTTTGCTTCACTTCAAAGTGAAAGACAACAGATCCATAAAACATGGTGTCCAAACAATGAATGAAGCATCACTGGATGCCGTGTTTGTGCTGTCAACTTCTGATGAATCAATGTGTGACGAAAAGATTGATGCTTATGAAGTTGCATTTGATGAAGGAAACAAGTTAACTACCAGCCCAGAAAACTTCGAACCTTGGCTTGGAAAGCTTCAACTGGGCAACGGTCTTTCCATTAGGACTGTCAGAGAGAAGTTCTTTGCTAAAGCCACCAGTCTTACAACTTCTTCATTAGACTGGATGGGGACGGCTGCCCCTGATGTGATTAATAGTAG GATCGGCGGATTGATAGAGGAATTCTTTCATGAGAGATGGAGAG GGTTGATAGTTTTGTTGTCTTCTGCATCTTGGATGTTGTCCAGTGCTTATGAATTTCCGCTGCCAGGACATATTCTAATCCATGGGCCTTCT GGTTCCGGGAAAACATTATTAGCTACAGTTGCTGCTAAATTTGCTGAAGAAAGTGAGGACATCTTGTCCCATGT AATATTTTTATCTTGTTCTAAGCTTGCTTTGGAAAAGCCTTCAGCCATTCGTCAAACTTTATTGAGCTATGTTGCTGATGCTTTGGATCATGCACCTTCTGTTGTGGTATTTGATGATCTTGATAGCATTGTTGCAGCATCCTCTGAATCTGAGGCTTCTCAACCTTCATCCTCATCAGCAGTGCTTGCAGAATATTTTGTTGATATTATGGATGAATATGAG GAAAAGCGGAGGAATACGTGTGGGATTGGCCCAATTGCATTTATTGCTTGTGCACAGTCTCTGACTAATTTACCACAGAACTTGACCTCTTCTG GGAGGTTTGACTTTCATGTTAAATTGCCTGCACCTGCTACCACAGAGCGTGATGCCTTGCTAAAACATATAATTCAGAAGCGTTCTTTGCAGTGTTCTGATGACACATTGCTGGATGTAGCCTCCAAGTGTGATGGATATGATGCATATGATCTG GAAATACTGGTTGATAGGTCTGTTCATGCTGCAACTGCCCGCTTTTTGTCTAGTGATTTGGGTGTTGGCAGACAGGAAAAACCTGTTTTGGTTAAGGATGATTTCCTGCATGCCATGCATGAGTTTGTTCCAGTGGCAATGCGTGACATCGCTAAACCTTCTGCTGATGGTGGTCGGTCTGGTTGGGAGGATGTTGGAGGTCTTAATGACATCCGGAATGCTATTATAGAG ATGATCGAGTTGCCGTCCAGATTTCCAAATATATTTGCACAAGCTCCTCTAAGGATGCGGTCCAATGTTCTGTTATATGGCCCCCCTGGTTGTGGCAAAACACACATTGTTGGTGCTGCAGCCGCTGCATGCTCACTAAGATTTATCTCAGTCAAAGGTCCTGAACTGCTGAATAAATACATTGGTGCTTCTGAGCAAGCT GTTCGAGATATTTTCTCGAAAGCAGCTGCAGCAGCACCATGTCTTCTGTTTTTTGATGAATTTGATTCTATCGCGCCAAAGAGAGGACATGACAACACTGGTGTTACTGATAGAGTTGTTAATCAG TTTCTCACTGAATTGGATGGTGTTGAAGTGTTAACCGGTGTATTTGTATTTGCTGCGACAAG TAGACCTGATCTGCTTGATGCTGCACTTTTGCGACCTGGAAGGCTGGATCGCCTTCTCTTCTGTGATTTTCCTTCACCGCACGAGAGGTTGGAGATTCTTTCAGTTCTATCAAGAAAA TTACCATTGGCAAGTGATGTTGATTTGGATGGCGTAGCTCGTTTGACAGAAGGGTTCAGTGGAGCTGACCTCCAAGCTCTTCTCTCTGATGCACAGCTTGAGGCTGTCCATGATCTTCTAGATAGTGAAAATGTGGGGAAGCCTGATAAGAAGCCGGTCATCTCTGATGCTCTCCTGAAATCTATTGCATCCAAGGCAAAACGATCTGTTTCTGATGCCGAAAAGCAGCGATTATATGACATCTACAGTCAGTTTTTGGATTCAAAAAGATCAGTGGCCGCACAG TCAAGAGATGCAAAAGGCAAAAGAGCAACCCTTGCTTAA
- the LOC132627175 gene encoding peroxisomal ATPase PEX1 isoform X3, giving the protein MMQDDKLSVSKALLRVQDTDDQCIHKCEAGGVEMRVVLTSAVFIHPETASIYSFEPLQTVVIIPRLLSRETKKNHETDSHRGKGSVTSKEVNVGVLPDKHDIHQSMVRLIFSESVAKGHIMLPRSLRLYLRAELHSSVYVKRFNVKLKKEIPLVSLSPCEFKILQKTGVSEENNAEVLGKKNNNKIITTLLRTNSDIEMGTIDWSIHEKIAAAFSCDSSKEDKETSIKSDIKKDVAAFLHRWCLAQLHAVTINSRVEVKSLILGNTTLLHFKVKDNRSIKHGVQTMNEASLDAVFVLSTSDESMCDEKIDAYEVAFDEGNKLTTSPENFEPWLGKLQLGNGLSIRTVREKFFAKATSLTTSSLDWMGTAAPDVINSRIGGLIEEFFHERWRGLIVLLSSASWMLSSAYEFPLPGHILIHGPSGSGKTLLATVAAKFAEESEDILSHVIFLSCSKLALEKPSAIRQTLLSYVADALDHAPSVVVFDDLDSIVAASSESEASQPSSSSAVLAEYFVDIMDEYEEKRRNTCGIGPIAFIACAQSLTNLPQNLTSSGRFDFHVKLPAPATTERDALLKHIIQKRSLQCSDDTLLDVASKCDGYDAYDLEILVDRSVHAATARFLSSDLGVGRQEKPVLVKDDFLHAMHEFVPVAMRDIAKPSADGGRSGWEDVGGLNDIRNAIIEMIELPSRFPNIFAQAPLRMRSNVLLYGPPGCGKTHIVGAAAAACSLRFISVKGPELLNKYIGASEQAVRDIFSKAAAAAPCLLFFDEFDSIAPKRGHDNTGVTDRVVNQFLTELDGVEVLTGVFVFAATSRPDLLDAALLRPGRLDRLLFCDFPSPHERLEILSVLSRKLPLASDVDLDGVARLTEGFSGADLQALLSDAQLEAVHDLLDSENVGKPDKKPVISDALLKSIASKAKRSVSDAEKQRLYDIYSQFLDSKRSVAAQSRDAKGKRATLA; this is encoded by the exons ATGATGCAAGACGATAAACTTTCGGTCTCAAAGGCACTATTGAGGGTCCAAGATACTGATGATCAATGTATTCACAAATGCGAGGCTGGTGGAGTTGAGATGAGAGTGGTTTTGACCTCTGCTGTCTTCATTCATCCCGAGACAGCCAGTATATACTCTTTTGAACCTCTTCAGACTGTGGTAATAATTCCCAGATTGCTTTCCAGAGAAACCAAGAAGAATCATGAGACAGATAGCCATAGAGGGAAAGGTAGTGTAACTTCAAAGGAAGTGAATGTAGGGGTTCTACCTGACAAGCACGATATCCATCAATCAATGGTTCGTCTAATATTTTCAGAATCAGTGGCTAAAGGACATATCATGCTTCCTCGGTCTCTTCGGCTTTATTTGAGAGCAGAGCTACACTCAT CTGTATATGTGAAGAGATTCAATGTCAAGTTGAAGAAAGAGATTCCTTTGGTTTCGCTTTCACCTTGTGAATTCAAGATATTACAGAAGACTGGGGTTTCTGAAGAAAATAATGCTGAAGTTTTGggcaagaaaaataataataaaataataacaacacTTCTCAGAACCAATTCAGACATTGAGATGGGTACTATTGATTGGTCAATCCATGAGAAAATTGCCGCAGCCTTTTCTTGTGATTCTAGCAAGGAAGACAAAGAAACGAGCATCAAGTCTGATATCAAAAAGGACGTTGCAGCTTTTTTGCATAGATGGTGCCTTGCGCAACTACATGCAGTCACGATAAACTCCAGAGTGGAAGTTAAATCATTGATTTTAGGAAACACAACTTTGCTTCACTTCAAAGTGAAAGACAACAGATCCATAAAACATGGTGTCCAAACAATGAATGAAGCATCACTGGATGCCGTGTTTGTGCTGTCAACTTCTGATGAATCAATGTGTGACGAAAAGATTGATGCTTATGAAGTTGCATTTGATGAAGGAAACAAGTTAACTACCAGCCCAGAAAACTTCGAACCTTGGCTTGGAAAGCTTCAACTGGGCAACGGTCTTTCCATTAGGACTGTCAGAGAGAAGTTCTTTGCTAAAGCCACCAGTCTTACAACTTCTTCATTAGACTGGATGGGGACGGCTGCCCCTGATGTGATTAATAGTAG GATCGGCGGATTGATAGAGGAATTCTTTCATGAGAGATGGAGAG GGTTGATAGTTTTGTTGTCTTCTGCATCTTGGATGTTGTCCAGTGCTTATGAATTTCCGCTGCCAGGACATATTCTAATCCATGGGCCTTCT GGTTCCGGGAAAACATTATTAGCTACAGTTGCTGCTAAATTTGCTGAAGAAAGTGAGGACATCTTGTCCCATGT AATATTTTTATCTTGTTCTAAGCTTGCTTTGGAAAAGCCTTCAGCCATTCGTCAAACTTTATTGAGCTATGTTGCTGATGCTTTGGATCATGCACCTTCTGTTGTGGTATTTGATGATCTTGATAGCATTGTTGCAGCATCCTCTGAATCTGAGGCTTCTCAACCTTCATCCTCATCAGCAGTGCTTGCAGAATATTTTGTTGATATTATGGATGAATATGAG GAAAAGCGGAGGAATACGTGTGGGATTGGCCCAATTGCATTTATTGCTTGTGCACAGTCTCTGACTAATTTACCACAGAACTTGACCTCTTCTG GGAGGTTTGACTTTCATGTTAAATTGCCTGCACCTGCTACCACAGAGCGTGATGCCTTGCTAAAACATATAATTCAGAAGCGTTCTTTGCAGTGTTCTGATGACACATTGCTGGATGTAGCCTCCAAGTGTGATGGATATGATGCATATGATCTG GAAATACTGGTTGATAGGTCTGTTCATGCTGCAACTGCCCGCTTTTTGTCTAGTGATTTGGGTGTTGGCAGACAGGAAAAACCTGTTTTGGTTAAGGATGATTTCCTGCATGCCATGCATGAGTTTGTTCCAGTGGCAATGCGTGACATCGCTAAACCTTCTGCTGATGGTGGTCGGTCTGGTTGGGAGGATGTTGGAGGTCTTAATGACATCCGGAATGCTATTATAGAG ATGATCGAGTTGCCGTCCAGATTTCCAAATATATTTGCACAAGCTCCTCTAAGGATGCGGTCCAATGTTCTGTTATATGGCCCCCCTGGTTGTGGCAAAACACACATTGTTGGTGCTGCAGCCGCTGCATGCTCACTAAGATTTATCTCAGTCAAAGGTCCTGAACTGCTGAATAAATACATTGGTGCTTCTGAGCAAGCT GTTCGAGATATTTTCTCGAAAGCAGCTGCAGCAGCACCATGTCTTCTGTTTTTTGATGAATTTGATTCTATCGCGCCAAAGAGAGGACATGACAACACTGGTGTTACTGATAGAGTTGTTAATCAG TTTCTCACTGAATTGGATGGTGTTGAAGTGTTAACCGGTGTATTTGTATTTGCTGCGACAAG TAGACCTGATCTGCTTGATGCTGCACTTTTGCGACCTGGAAGGCTGGATCGCCTTCTCTTCTGTGATTTTCCTTCACCGCACGAGAGGTTGGAGATTCTTTCAGTTCTATCAAGAAAA TTACCATTGGCAAGTGATGTTGATTTGGATGGCGTAGCTCGTTTGACAGAAGGGTTCAGTGGAGCTGACCTCCAAGCTCTTCTCTCTGATGCACAGCTTGAGGCTGTCCATGATCTTCTAGATAGTGAAAATGTGGGGAAGCCTGATAAGAAGCCGGTCATCTCTGATGCTCTCCTGAAATCTATTGCATCCAAGGCAAAACGATCTGTTTCTGATGCCGAAAAGCAGCGATTATATGACATCTACAGTCAGTTTTTGGATTCAAAAAGATCAGTGGCCGCACAG TCAAGAGATGCAAAAGGCAAAAGAGCAACCCTTGCTTAA